One part of the Polycyclovorans algicola TG408 genome encodes these proteins:
- the fabG gene encoding 3-oxoacyl-ACP reductase FabG, protein MKKLEGQTAWVTGASRGIGRAIARRLAEDGAKVIGTATSQAGADGITAALAEFGGQGAVLDVREPEAAEALLKAAGAPTILVNNAGVTRDQLLMRMKDEDWDAVIATDLTSVFRLTRAVLKSMMKARHGRIISIGSVVGTRGNPGQTNYCAAKAGLVGFSKSLAQEIGSRGITVNVVAPGFIATDMTDALAEATRESLLSAVPLGRLGAPEDIANAVAFLASTEAGYITGETLHINGGLHMA, encoded by the coding sequence ATGAAGAAACTGGAAGGACAAACCGCCTGGGTGACTGGCGCGAGTCGTGGTATCGGGCGGGCCATCGCCCGGCGCTTGGCCGAGGATGGCGCCAAAGTGATCGGCACCGCCACGAGTCAGGCGGGGGCCGATGGCATTACCGCGGCGCTGGCCGAGTTCGGCGGGCAGGGCGCAGTGCTGGACGTGCGCGAGCCCGAGGCCGCCGAGGCACTGCTCAAAGCGGCAGGCGCGCCGACTATTCTGGTCAACAATGCCGGAGTCACCCGTGACCAATTGCTGATGCGCATGAAGGATGAGGATTGGGACGCGGTGATTGCCACCGACCTGACCAGCGTCTTTCGGCTGACGCGTGCGGTTCTCAAAAGCATGATGAAGGCGCGCCACGGCCGTATCATCAGCATCGGCTCGGTGGTCGGCACGCGCGGCAATCCCGGGCAAACCAACTATTGCGCGGCCAAGGCCGGACTGGTCGGCTTTTCTAAATCGCTGGCGCAGGAAATCGGCTCCAGAGGTATCACGGTCAATGTGGTGGCACCGGGTTTCATCGCCACCGACATGACCGACGCGCTTGCCGAAGCAACGCGCGAGAGTTTGTTGTCTGCAGTTCCGCTGGGTCGTCTGGGGGCACCGGAAGACATCGCCAATGCGGTGGCCTTCCTTGCCTCGACGGAGGCCGGGTACATTACCGGCGAAACCTTGCACATCAATGGTGGTTTGCACATGGCCTGA
- the gspL gene encoding type II secretion system protein GspL: MRETLYLRLPPAGDDAPDTTPCEYCVAPAEALQSWPVEQAPLNALAALAFGKRLVVLWPAGDVRLDQIDLPVKQTSRAVQAARFSLEDAVADEPDDLHLIAAPRQPEGFPLLSLRRQRFEAGLALLRSVNLHPDLIIPDVLGLPEPDDTQLYAWLENDLVTVRHRPWASFQCDVDDLPTALAMALGTAENPKGLTLFLVGQTAPDLTALPHAPSLRPGFGSGLAVLLPQLHPQLLRLSALNLLQGAYAPSGDFAAVFKPWRWPLALAASLMVLIGVEHIVAGQRLAAQVAEQEGANIARFQQLFPGQTRIVDLSAQAEQQLAELRSGNGGQAFLGLLAPLSTALESVEGLQLQSLQFREGALVASLTGSSLQPLEALRARFADDTAVELDVQSANAGADGAQIRLRLQRRSAS; this comes from the coding sequence TTGCGCGAAACCCTCTACCTCCGATTACCACCGGCCGGCGATGACGCACCCGACACGACGCCCTGCGAATACTGCGTGGCGCCGGCGGAGGCCCTGCAGTCATGGCCGGTGGAACAGGCCCCGCTGAACGCGCTTGCCGCGCTGGCCTTCGGCAAGCGCCTGGTGGTGCTGTGGCCCGCGGGCGACGTCCGCCTTGACCAGATCGACCTGCCGGTCAAACAAACCAGCCGGGCGGTCCAGGCAGCGCGTTTCAGCCTTGAAGATGCCGTCGCCGACGAGCCTGACGACCTGCATCTGATTGCCGCACCGCGCCAGCCCGAAGGCTTCCCGCTGCTGAGCCTGCGCCGCCAGCGCTTTGAAGCCGGGCTGGCGTTGTTACGCTCGGTAAATCTGCACCCCGACCTGATCATTCCCGACGTGCTGGGGCTGCCCGAGCCCGACGACACCCAGCTTTACGCGTGGCTGGAAAACGACCTGGTCACCGTCCGCCACCGGCCGTGGGCCAGCTTTCAGTGCGACGTCGACGATCTGCCCACCGCGCTGGCCATGGCGCTTGGCACTGCCGAAAATCCGAAGGGGTTGACGCTGTTTCTGGTCGGCCAGACCGCCCCCGATCTGACGGCATTGCCGCACGCGCCCAGCCTGCGGCCTGGCTTTGGCTCTGGATTGGCGGTGCTGCTGCCGCAATTGCACCCGCAACTGCTGCGGCTGAGCGCGCTGAACCTCCTGCAGGGCGCTTACGCCCCCAGCGGTGATTTCGCCGCCGTCTTCAAACCGTGGCGCTGGCCGCTGGCGCTGGCCGCGAGTCTGATGGTGCTGATCGGGGTCGAGCACATCGTCGCCGGGCAGCGTCTCGCCGCCCAAGTGGCTGAGCAGGAAGGCGCCAACATCGCCCGCTTCCAGCAACTGTTCCCCGGTCAGACGCGCATCGTCGACCTCAGCGCCCAGGCCGAACAACAGCTCGCCGAGCTGCGCAGCGGCAACGGCGGCCAGGCATTCCTGGGCTTGCTGGCACCGTTGTCGACGGCGCTGGAATCGGTCGAAGGCCTGCAACTACAAAGTCTGCAGTTCCGTGAGGGCGCGCTGGTGGCGAGCCTCACTGGCAGCAGCCTGCAGCCGCTTGAGGCCCTGCGTGCCCGCTTCGCCGACGACACGGCCGTTGAGCTTGACGTGCAGTCGGCCAATGCCGGGGCCGACGGCGCGCAGATTCGGCTGCGCCTGCAACGCCGGAGCGCCTCCTGA
- the gspI gene encoding type II secretion system minor pseudopilin GspI has translation MSRARGFTLIEVLAALVVLAIAMAAVLSGMARYADTAHHLRLRTLAMWVAQNQLSEVMSQPQWPEEGDQDDTADMGGFEWEWETTVQATQDPALRRIDIVVRDADGENRYAQLSTFMRNPSGSGGTAPP, from the coding sequence GTGAGTCGCGCGCGCGGCTTTACGCTGATCGAGGTGCTCGCCGCGCTGGTGGTGCTGGCCATCGCCATGGCGGCGGTGCTGTCCGGCATGGCGCGCTACGCCGACACCGCCCACCACCTGCGTCTGCGCACGCTTGCCATGTGGGTGGCGCAAAACCAGCTCAGCGAGGTGATGAGCCAGCCGCAGTGGCCCGAAGAGGGCGACCAGGACGACACCGCCGACATGGGCGGCTTCGAGTGGGAATGGGAAACCACCGTGCAAGCCACCCAAGACCCTGCGCTGCGACGCATCGACATCGTTGTCCGCGATGCAGACGGTGAAAATCGCTACGCCCAGCTTTCCACCTTCATGCGCAACCCCAGCGGCAGTGGCGGCACGGCGCCGCCATGA
- the rrtA gene encoding rhombosortase has product MKGAALLLAIFAALEAARPWCFEALRYDRDGLLQGELWRLLSAHFVHLGPVHALMNGIGVVLLVLLCQPRWSIAGWCWRSAALALPISLGLLAALPGLSSYVGFSGVAHGLFVLGLWPLARQGDWIARGCLVYLVGKLGWEMIFGAAVIDSQWIGGAVIVEAHSFGALAAAAGLAARAWLDARGASRR; this is encoded by the coding sequence ATGAAAGGGGCCGCCCTCCTGCTGGCAATATTTGCCGCGCTCGAAGCCGCCCGGCCGTGGTGTTTCGAGGCCCTGCGCTATGACCGCGACGGCCTGCTGCAGGGTGAGCTTTGGCGATTGCTGAGCGCCCACTTCGTGCACCTGGGCCCGGTCCACGCGCTGATGAACGGCATCGGTGTGGTGTTGCTGGTTCTGCTGTGCCAGCCGCGCTGGAGCATTGCCGGCTGGTGCTGGCGCAGCGCCGCGCTGGCGCTGCCGATCAGCCTAGGCTTGCTGGCCGCACTGCCCGGCCTTTCCAGCTATGTCGGGTTTTCCGGCGTCGCCCACGGCCTGTTCGTGCTCGGCTTGTGGCCGTTGGCGCGCCAGGGCGACTGGATTGCGCGCGGCTGCCTGGTGTATCTGGTGGGCAAGCTTGGCTGGGAGATGATCTTCGGTGCGGCGGTGATCGACAGCCAGTGGATTGGCGGCGCCGTGATTGTCGAAGCCCACAGTTTCGGCGCCCTGGCGGCGGCGGCAGGGCTTGCGGCACGGGCATGGCTTGACGCGCGGGGGGCGTCTCGCCGCTAA
- the gspK gene encoding type II secretion system minor pseudopilin GspK, which yields MRAARGQQRGVALITAILVVTIATIAATAMAVSHQIALHRAQTLQESEMGWWYIEGVEQWVMTILQRDAETAEYDSLDEPWAQPVDYLPVDEGVLRGRLEDLQGRFNLNNLASVDAEAQARYAGHFQRLFVLLGAGTDFEAVAVTSVIRDWVDKDQEPTGFDGAEETEYLGFSPPYRTADRPMVDVGELMAVKGMTREIYELLRPHVTALPVVGSHINVNTATEPVLLSLVETPGPELTDFLESRGELPLQDVSAIEAGLNVDAPPIDVNSQFFGLESEALIGSSRVGLYHLIYRPTGAPPTVLARGAHPD from the coding sequence ATGCGCGCCGCCCGTGGACAACAGCGCGGCGTGGCGTTGATCACCGCCATTCTGGTGGTGACGATCGCCACCATCGCCGCCACCGCGATGGCGGTCAGCCATCAGATCGCCCTGCATCGTGCGCAGACCCTGCAGGAAAGCGAAATGGGCTGGTGGTACATCGAGGGGGTCGAGCAGTGGGTGATGACCATCCTGCAGCGCGACGCCGAAACCGCCGAGTACGACAGCCTTGACGAACCCTGGGCGCAGCCGGTCGACTACCTGCCGGTTGACGAAGGCGTACTGCGCGGTCGCCTCGAAGACCTGCAGGGCCGCTTCAACCTCAACAATCTGGCCAGCGTCGACGCCGAAGCCCAGGCGCGATACGCGGGCCACTTCCAGCGACTGTTCGTGTTGCTCGGCGCCGGCACCGACTTTGAGGCGGTCGCCGTCACCTCGGTGATTCGCGACTGGGTCGACAAGGACCAGGAACCCACCGGCTTCGACGGCGCCGAAGAAACCGAATACCTGGGCTTTTCACCGCCATACCGCACGGCCGACCGCCCCATGGTCGACGTTGGCGAGCTGATGGCGGTCAAGGGCATGACCCGCGAAATCTACGAGCTGCTGCGGCCGCACGTCACCGCACTGCCGGTGGTGGGCAGCCACATCAACGTCAACACGGCCACCGAACCGGTGCTGCTCAGCCTGGTGGAAACGCCCGGCCCTGAGCTGACCGACTTTCTCGAATCGCGGGGCGAGCTGCCGCTGCAGGACGTCTCGGCCATCGAAGCCGGCCTCAACGTCGACGCGCCGCCCATTGACGTCAACAGCCAGTTCTTCGGGTTGGAAAGCGAAGCGCTCATAGGCAGTAGCCGGGTGGGCTTGTATCATCTGATTTATCGACCCACAGGCGCGCCGCCCACGGTGCTGGCGCGCGGGGCCCACCCCGATTGA
- the fabF gene encoding beta-ketoacyl-ACP synthase II, whose product MSRRVVVTGLGTISPVGNTVAEAWSAVCEGRSGIRPVTAYDISAYTTRIAGTIIDFDPSQWMSVKDVKRTDEFIQFGVAAAKQAMQDSGIEITDENRERIGVCVGSGIGGIGTIEAECRVLHASGPRRLSPFFVPSSIINMISGYISIDLGITGPNLATVSACTTGAHAIGVAYRMIQYGDADIFIAGGAEYGSAPAGMAGFCQARAMSTRNDDPTVASRPFDAGRDGFVLGDGAGVLVLESLESAQARGAKIYAEIVGFGMSGDASHITLPPDDGNGARRAMVNAMKDAKVNPDEVDYINAHGTSTPAGDVAETVAIKAAFGERAYKLPVSSTKSVTGHLLGAAGGIEAVFSVLALQDQVIPPTMNLTDPDPKCDLDYVPHTARQAKLNLVLSNSFGFGGTNGTLAFKRYA is encoded by the coding sequence ATGTCCCGTCGCGTTGTTGTGACCGGCCTCGGCACCATTTCGCCGGTCGGCAATACCGTTGCCGAAGCGTGGTCTGCAGTTTGTGAAGGGCGTTCGGGCATCCGCCCGGTGACCGCTTACGACATCAGCGCCTACACCACGCGCATCGCTGGGACCATCATCGACTTCGATCCTTCGCAGTGGATGAGCGTCAAGGACGTCAAGCGCACTGATGAATTTATCCAGTTCGGCGTCGCCGCCGCCAAGCAGGCGATGCAGGACTCCGGAATCGAAATTACTGACGAAAATCGCGAGCGCATCGGCGTTTGCGTGGGGTCTGGCATCGGCGGTATTGGCACCATCGAGGCCGAATGCCGGGTCTTGCACGCCAGTGGCCCGCGGCGTTTGTCGCCGTTTTTCGTGCCGTCGTCGATCATCAACATGATTTCGGGCTACATCTCCATTGACCTCGGCATCACCGGGCCCAACCTCGCCACGGTCAGCGCCTGCACCACCGGCGCCCATGCCATCGGCGTGGCCTACCGCATGATCCAGTACGGCGATGCCGACATCTTCATCGCCGGCGGCGCGGAATACGGTTCGGCACCGGCCGGCATGGCGGGCTTCTGCCAGGCGCGTGCCATGTCGACCCGCAATGATGACCCCACCGTTGCCAGTCGCCCGTTTGATGCCGGCCGCGATGGTTTCGTGCTCGGCGACGGTGCCGGGGTGCTGGTGCTGGAGTCGCTGGAAAGCGCGCAGGCGCGTGGCGCCAAGATTTACGCCGAAATCGTCGGCTTCGGCATGTCGGGGGATGCATCGCACATCACGCTGCCGCCCGACGACGGCAACGGTGCGCGACGTGCCATGGTCAACGCCATGAAGGATGCCAAGGTCAATCCTGACGAGGTTGACTACATCAACGCGCATGGCACCTCGACGCCGGCGGGTGACGTGGCCGAAACCGTGGCCATCAAGGCCGCTTTCGGTGAGCGCGCCTACAAGTTGCCGGTGTCGTCGACCAAGTCGGTGACCGGGCATCTGTTGGGTGCGGCCGGTGGGATCGAAGCCGTGTTCTCGGTGCTGGCGCTGCAGGACCAGGTGATTCCGCCGACCATGAACCTCACCGACCCTGACCCCAAATGTGACCTGGACTACGTGCCCCACACCGCGCGTCAGGCCAAGCTCAACCTGGTGCTGTCCAACTCCTTCGGGTTTGGTGGGACCAACGGCACTCTGGCGTTCAAGCGCTACGCTTGA
- the acpP gene encoding acyl carrier protein, translated as MSSLEEKVKKIIAEQLSVAEDQITPDASFVEDLGADSLDTVELVMALEEEFEIDIPDEEAEKIVTFNDVLKYIKNHAKLEG; from the coding sequence ATGAGCAGTCTCGAAGAGAAAGTTAAGAAAATCATCGCTGAGCAGTTGTCAGTTGCCGAAGACCAGATCACCCCTGACGCTTCGTTTGTCGAAGACCTCGGTGCTGACTCGCTCGACACCGTTGAACTGGTGATGGCGCTGGAAGAAGAGTTCGAGATCGATATTCCTGACGAAGAAGCCGAAAAGATCGTGACCTTCAACGACGTGCTCAAGTACATCAAGAATCACGCCAAGCTCGAAGGCTGA
- a CDS encoding aminodeoxychorismate synthase component I → MHVVEGSPAFGDLLCLQAADPARFPCLLESAAAHPRSGRFDVLMMVDPSAAVETVDDVDPFALLDARLAALPPCAPHPLLPFVGGYALFLAYEAGRWVEPRWQPHARPSGLPEAQLLRVPAALMRDRTDGRIYAVSERSQAEAQGLLDALAAAPPRSPPGNPVLASLAAEPADDFLAGVARIHDWLRAGDVFQVNLSRRWSGTLADGVDPAHLHLALRAANPAPFAASWRGAGWSVVSSSPERLISIRSDRVDTRPIAGTTARGMDATADTQAIVNLRASAKERAEHIMLIDLERNDLGRVCTPGSVVVDELMTVETYPHVHHLVSNVSGRLRRGVGAGTALRAVFPGGTITGCPKVRCMEIITELESGQRGAYTGAIAYASRCGQFDSNILIRSLTVVGRQLSLRAGAGIVADSRADTELAETEAKARGMLRALGLAG, encoded by the coding sequence ATGCACGTCGTAGAAGGCTCACCGGCATTCGGCGACCTGTTGTGTTTGCAGGCGGCCGATCCGGCGCGGTTCCCCTGCCTGCTCGAAAGCGCCGCTGCGCACCCACGCTCTGGCCGCTTCGATGTGTTGATGATGGTCGACCCGTCAGCCGCCGTTGAAACCGTGGACGATGTTGATCCATTTGCCTTGCTCGACGCCCGCTTGGCCGCCTTGCCGCCCTGCGCGCCGCATCCGCTGCTGCCCTTCGTCGGTGGTTATGCGCTGTTTCTGGCGTACGAAGCCGGGCGGTGGGTGGAGCCGCGCTGGCAGCCTCATGCCCGACCCAGTGGCCTGCCCGAGGCGCAGTTGCTGCGTGTGCCGGCCGCGCTGATGCGGGATCGCACCGACGGCCGGATTTATGCCGTCAGCGAACGCAGTCAAGCCGAGGCGCAGGGGCTGCTCGATGCACTTGCCGCCGCGCCGCCACGGTCACCGCCGGGCAACCCGGTGCTGGCCTCGCTGGCCGCGGAGCCTGCCGACGATTTTCTGGCCGGCGTGGCGCGCATTCACGACTGGCTGCGCGCTGGGGACGTGTTTCAGGTCAACCTGTCGCGGCGTTGGTCCGGCACCCTGGCCGACGGCGTCGACCCCGCACACCTGCATCTGGCGCTGCGCGCGGCCAACCCGGCACCGTTTGCCGCCAGTTGGCGGGGCGCAGGCTGGTCGGTGGTCAGTTCATCGCCAGAGCGGCTGATCAGCATTCGCAGTGATCGCGTCGACACCCGGCCCATTGCCGGCACCACTGCGCGTGGCATGGATGCCACCGCCGACACCCAGGCCATCGTCAACCTGCGCGCCAGTGCCAAGGAGCGCGCCGAACACATCATGCTGATCGACCTCGAACGCAACGATCTTGGCCGGGTCTGTACACCCGGCAGCGTTGTGGTCGACGAGTTGATGACGGTCGAAACTTACCCGCATGTGCATCATCTGGTGTCCAACGTCAGTGGCCGTTTGCGGCGCGGTGTCGGCGCGGGCACTGCGCTGCGCGCGGTGTTTCCCGGCGGCACGATCACTGGGTGCCCCAAGGTGCGCTGCATGGAAATCATCACCGAGCTTGAGTCGGGCCAGCGCGGTGCCTACACCGGCGCGATTGCTTACGCGTCGCGCTGCGGGCAGTTCGACAGCAACATACTGATTCGCAGCCTCACCGTGGTCGGCCGGCAGTTGAGCCTGCGGGCCGGGGCCGGCATCGTCGCCGACTCGCGTGCCGACACCGAACTGGCCGAAACCGAGGCCAAGGCGCGCGGCATGCTCCGGGCGTTGGGGTTGGCCGGGTGA
- the gspH gene encoding type II secretion system minor pseudopilin GspH, with protein MQRRRTLGFTLLEIMVVVLIIGVMITFAMFSVSGRNVADRLDNEAQKLHRMLALAQEEAELQGLFIGFRPTETQWQWVAIGGDGRWMPYAENGVFRAQVIPEPIEMRLRIEGRPMPPAVQLEDAAASMEPLGLFLSSGEVTPMVIDLFAGDLDLAYRVEVDVLGRIKREQIPRDEVGE; from the coding sequence GTGCAGCGGCGTCGCACCCTGGGTTTCACGCTGCTCGAAATCATGGTGGTGGTGCTGATCATCGGCGTGATGATCACCTTCGCCATGTTTTCGGTGAGCGGCCGCAACGTCGCCGACCGCCTCGACAACGAAGCTCAGAAGCTGCACCGCATGCTGGCGCTGGCGCAGGAAGAAGCCGAATTGCAGGGCCTGTTCATCGGTTTTCGCCCCACCGAGACCCAATGGCAATGGGTCGCCATTGGCGGCGACGGTCGCTGGATGCCCTATGCCGAGAACGGTGTGTTTCGCGCCCAGGTCATTCCCGAGCCCATCGAGATGCGTCTGCGCATCGAGGGACGTCCAATGCCGCCGGCCGTGCAGCTCGAAGACGCCGCGGCCTCGATGGAGCCGCTGGGGTTGTTTCTGTCCAGCGGCGAAGTCACACCCATGGTCATCGATCTGTTCGCCGGTGATCTTGACCTTGCCTACCGCGTCGAGGTCGACGTGCTCGGTCGCATCAAACGTGAGCAGATCCCCCGCGACGAGGTCGGCGAGTGA
- a CDS encoding aminotransferase class IV: MVDQTRAVDANTDGVFRTLLVWGGVIVDAAAQHAVLQDDARRLGLSAAPLAIWQADSLTALDGEPRAALRWSVVRAADGSHPVTSRRRVAARPLPPDRPPQNWTHGVHADVSPVRLMGPPTRAGIKHLDRSQQREGARGWSPDQAEALMCDDAGHLVCGTRSNLFWVSQGELFTPPLDRVGVRGLMHRKIEALADALGLRLSPRRVRPEQLNDAEELFVTNSLIGLWPVRSVGAQQWRAPGPVTRKLLPALQHPLADHMRETPCVG, from the coding sequence GTGGTTGATCAGACCCGTGCGGTCGATGCCAATACCGACGGCGTGTTCCGCACCTTGCTGGTGTGGGGCGGGGTCATTGTCGACGCGGCTGCGCAGCATGCCGTCCTGCAGGACGATGCGCGGCGACTGGGGCTGAGCGCCGCGCCGCTGGCCATCTGGCAGGCGGACAGCCTCACCGCGCTGGATGGCGAACCGCGCGCCGCCTTGCGCTGGTCGGTGGTTCGGGCTGCGGATGGCAGTCACCCCGTCACATCGCGGCGTCGGGTCGCGGCCAGGCCGTTGCCACCCGACCGACCGCCGCAGAACTGGACGCACGGTGTCCACGCCGATGTCAGCCCGGTGCGGCTCATGGGGCCGCCGACGCGGGCCGGCATCAAGCATCTGGACCGTTCGCAGCAGCGCGAGGGCGCGCGCGGGTGGTCGCCTGACCAGGCTGAAGCACTGATGTGCGATGACGCCGGCCATCTGGTGTGTGGCACACGCAGCAACCTGTTCTGGGTGTCGCAAGGCGAGTTGTTCACGCCGCCCTTGGACCGCGTCGGTGTGCGTGGTCTGATGCATCGTAAAATCGAGGCGCTGGCGGATGCGCTGGGCTTGCGGCTCAGCCCTCGGCGGGTCCGTCCGGAACAATTGAATGATGCCGAGGAGCTTTTCGTGACCAACAGCCTGATCGGACTCTGGCCCGTGCGCAGCGTGGGAGCGCAGCAATGGCGGGCGCCCGGTCCGGTCACCCGGAAATTGCTGCCAGCGCTGCAGCATCCCTTGGCCGATCACATGCGGGAGACGCCATGCGTCGGTTGA
- the fabD gene encoding ACP S-malonyltransferase, with amino-acid sequence MTFAMLFPGQGSQAVGMLGDWTHPRVVETFAEAGDALGYDLATLVRSGPEAELNRTDRTQPALLAASIALWRVWQAEGGATPVAMAGHSLGEYSALVAAGALDFAAGLRLVERRGQLMQTAVPEGEGGMVAVIGLEDEAVEALCARCPLDAVLSPVNYNAPGQVVVAGARAALDWLEAEGKAAGARMLVRLPVSVPSHCALMKPAALEFARDLDAVTLQMPEVPVLHNVDASPRVDLGGVRAALASQMHQPVRWSQTLLVLQGQGITALAECGPGKVLAGLAKRTLKGVPCHALESPAGLASAQTAIAAK; translated from the coding sequence ATGACATTTGCGATGCTGTTTCCGGGACAGGGCTCCCAAGCCGTGGGCATGTTGGGCGACTGGACGCACCCTCGGGTGGTCGAAACCTTTGCCGAGGCCGGCGACGCCCTCGGTTACGACCTGGCAACGCTGGTGCGCTCAGGTCCCGAAGCCGAGCTGAACCGCACGGATCGCACCCAGCCGGCGCTGCTCGCCGCCAGCATCGCGCTGTGGCGCGTCTGGCAGGCCGAGGGCGGTGCCACGCCGGTGGCCATGGCCGGCCACAGCCTCGGTGAGTATTCGGCGCTGGTCGCTGCCGGCGCGCTCGACTTCGCCGCCGGCCTGAGGCTGGTCGAACGGCGTGGCCAGTTGATGCAGACCGCCGTGCCCGAAGGTGAAGGCGGCATGGTCGCGGTCATTGGCCTTGAAGATGAGGCGGTCGAGGCCCTGTGCGCCCGCTGCCCACTCGACGCCGTGCTGTCGCCGGTCAATTACAACGCACCGGGCCAGGTGGTGGTGGCCGGTGCGCGCGCCGCGCTCGATTGGCTGGAAGCCGAAGGCAAGGCCGCCGGTGCCCGCATGCTGGTGCGCCTGCCGGTGTCGGTGCCGTCGCACTGTGCGCTGATGAAGCCTGCGGCCCTCGAATTTGCCCGAGATCTGGATGCCGTCACGCTGCAGATGCCCGAGGTGCCGGTCTTGCACAACGTCGACGCCAGCCCGCGCGTTGATCTCGGCGGCGTGCGTGCCGCGCTCGCCAGCCAGATGCACCAACCGGTGCGCTGGTCGCAGACCCTGCTGGTGCTGCAGGGACAGGGCATTACAGCGCTGGCCGAATGCGGCCCCGGCAAGGTTCTGGCCGGCCTGGCCAAGCGCACGCTCAAGGGTGTGCCGTGTCACGCGCTCGAGTCGCCAGCAGGGCTGGCGAGTGCACAAACCGCGATTGCGGCAAAATAA
- the gspJ gene encoding type II secretion system minor pseudopilin GspJ: MTKTSRLPQTGFTLLELIVVLLIFSIMSVLAYGGLRSVLDTRVGVEAAMDRTAEFQRSYRRMRDDIRQLSARGIRDPFGDAQPPFLAQPEADVTFTRAGWQNPLRQPRTSFQRVRYRLTEGTLFRDSWRVLDMAQDSEPVELGLLENVEAVTWRFLGENQEWTDEWLGETNELPLMVEITLETEDWGELQWRFKAGIPPTASQIIQGAGQVPVTDPDALPDSDADDDGDATPDVTPPPAATPPPGDPFS, from the coding sequence ATGACCAAGACGTCCCGACTACCGCAGACCGGCTTCACGCTGCTCGAACTCATCGTCGTGCTGCTGATCTTCTCGATCATGTCGGTCCTGGCCTACGGCGGTCTGCGCAGCGTGCTCGACACCCGTGTCGGGGTTGAGGCCGCGATGGACCGCACCGCCGAATTCCAGCGCAGTTACCGGCGCATGCGCGACGACATTCGACAACTCAGCGCGCGCGGTATCCGCGACCCGTTTGGTGATGCCCAGCCGCCGTTCCTGGCACAGCCTGAGGCCGATGTCACGTTCACCCGCGCCGGCTGGCAAAACCCGCTGCGCCAGCCCCGCACCAGCTTTCAGCGCGTCCGTTATCGGCTCACCGAAGGCACCCTGTTCCGCGACAGCTGGCGGGTGCTTGACATGGCGCAAGACAGCGAGCCGGTCGAACTGGGCTTGCTCGAAAACGTTGAGGCCGTGACGTGGCGCTTCCTCGGCGAGAACCAGGAATGGACCGACGAGTGGCTGGGCGAGACCAACGAGCTGCCGCTGATGGTCGAGATCACCCTCGAGACCGAGGACTGGGGCGAGCTGCAATGGCGCTTCAAGGCCGGCATTCCGCCCACCGCCAGCCAGATCATCCAGGGCGCGGGACAGGTGCCGGTCACTGACCCCGATGCCCTGCCCGATAGCGATGCCGATGACGATGGCGACGCCACACCAGACGTCACCCCGCCGCCCGCAGCAACACCGCCGCCCGGCGACCCCTTCAGCTGA
- the gspG gene encoding type II secretion system major pseudopilin GspG → MRTALSRRARGFTLIEIMVVVVILGILAAVVVPRIMDRPDDARMTKARQDIRMLEASLNLYRLDNFNYPSTQQGLEALVEKPSGEPEPRNWKSGGYIQSLPNDPWGTPYQYLYPGTRAEFDIFSFGADGRSGGEGVAADIGNWNLN, encoded by the coding sequence ATGCGCACTGCCCTCTCCCGCCGCGCCCGCGGCTTCACCCTGATCGAAATCATGGTCGTGGTGGTCATCCTCGGCATTCTCGCGGCGGTGGTGGTGCCGCGCATCATGGATCGACCGGACGATGCCCGCATGACCAAGGCACGCCAGGACATCCGCATGCTCGAGGCTTCACTCAACCTGTACCGCCTCGACAACTTCAATTACCCGAGCACCCAGCAGGGTCTCGAAGCACTGGTCGAAAAGCCCAGCGGCGAGCCCGAACCCCGCAACTGGAAGTCGGGCGGCTACATCCAGAGCCTGCCCAACGACCCCTGGGGCACGCCCTACCAGTATTTGTATCCCGGCACGCGCGCCGAGTTCGACATCTTCTCCTTCGGCGCTGACGGTCGCAGTGGCGGTGAAGGCGTCGCCGCCGATATCGGGAACTGGAATCTGAACTGA